The following proteins are co-located in the bacterium genome:
- a CDS encoding cob(I)yrinic acid a,c-diamide adenosyltransferase, translated as MRITRVYTRRGDTGETDLVGGVRAPKDGPRIDAYGTIDELNATLGVVRAFNAAELDRHPACGELDAILRRLQNELFDLGSELATPPEAFQEGMFKVAAEQVTALETCMDRCQEDLAPLHSFVLPGGGRTSALLHTARTVCRRAERDVLRLMRHETVGELPLAYLNRLSDLLFVLSRWIGHHLGEAEYLWERPLAREAALEAARRKPAAP; from the coding sequence ATCCGGATCACGCGCGTCTACACGCGCCGCGGCGACACGGGGGAGACCGACCTCGTGGGCGGCGTGCGTGCGCCCAAGGACGGCCCCCGGATCGACGCCTACGGCACGATCGACGAGCTCAACGCGACCCTCGGCGTCGTGCGGGCGTTCAACGCCGCCGAGCTCGACCGCCATCCTGCATGCGGCGAGCTCGATGCGATCCTGCGTCGCCTCCAGAACGAGCTCTTCGACCTCGGCAGCGAGCTCGCGACGCCCCCCGAGGCCTTCCAGGAGGGCATGTTCAAGGTCGCGGCCGAGCAGGTGACGGCGCTCGAGACCTGCATGGACCGCTGCCAGGAAGACCTCGCGCCGCTGCACTCCTTCGTCCTTCCCGGCGGCGGCCGCACGAGCGCGCTGCTGCACACGGCGCGGACGGTGTGCCGGCGCGCCGAGCGCGACGTCCTGCGGCTGATGCGTCACGAGACGGTCGGCGAGCTGCCCCTCGCCTACCTGAACCGGCTGTCCGATCTGCTGTTCGTGCTCTCGCGCTGGATCGGACACCACCTCGGCGAGGCCGAGTACCTCTGGGAGCGGCCGCTGGCGCGCGAGGCGGCGCTGGAAGCCGCGCGCCGCAAGCCCGCGGCGCCGTGA
- a CDS encoding response regulator translates to MSRLPSIYFEKLLESSPDIIVAVDREGTIVFYNDGARSTLGYSPEEVLGAHVTRLYPSLDEARRVMTAMRAGFGGEPGRGRNVETTFVTKSGTTMPVAISGSLIRDEHGEVRGSIGFAKDLREIHLHHRLETLEQVAVSLAHEINNPLEVIVNNLNLLEQHIARVSSDEDFVVESERLESTHTAIARIHAILNRLSDLAHGTEYQTRDYLPGTKMTDLSGATPAQADRRGTPDPELRGIRILVVDDDLGVCQSLRDLLTQEGCDVLVAVGGREALAKLDTEPVDLVLSDVVMPDLDGYELFQEVRARHPGLPVVLMTAFHYDKDHVIKRSKLAGLEDVLYKKPIDLPKLRTMIKRHARPPEALDA, encoded by the coding sequence GTGTCCCGCCTACCTTCCATCTACTTCGAGAAGCTCCTCGAGAGCTCGCCGGACATCATCGTTGCCGTCGATCGCGAGGGGACGATCGTCTTCTACAACGATGGTGCGCGCAGCACGCTCGGCTACTCGCCCGAGGAGGTGCTCGGCGCCCACGTGACGCGCCTGTATCCCTCGCTCGACGAGGCCAGACGCGTGATGACGGCGATGCGCGCGGGCTTCGGCGGCGAGCCGGGACGCGGGCGCAACGTCGAGACGACGTTCGTCACGAAGAGCGGCACGACCATGCCGGTGGCGATCTCCGGCTCGTTGATCCGCGACGAGCACGGCGAGGTCCGCGGCTCGATCGGCTTCGCGAAGGACCTGCGCGAGATCCACCTGCACCACCGCCTGGAGACGCTCGAGCAGGTGGCCGTCAGCCTGGCGCACGAGATCAACAACCCGCTCGAGGTCATCGTCAACAACCTGAACCTTCTCGAGCAGCACATCGCGCGCGTCAGCTCCGACGAGGACTTCGTCGTCGAGAGCGAGCGCCTCGAATCGACCCACACGGCGATCGCGCGCATCCACGCCATCCTGAACCGCCTGAGCGACCTCGCGCACGGCACCGAGTACCAGACGCGCGACTATCTGCCCGGCACCAAGATGACCGATCTCAGCGGCGCGACGCCGGCGCAGGCGGACCGGCGCGGGACGCCCGATCCCGAGCTGCGCGGCATCCGCATCCTGGTGGTCGACGACGACCTCGGCGTCTGCCAGTCGCTGCGCGACCTCCTGACGCAGGAGGGCTGCGACGTGCTGGTCGCCGTGGGCGGCCGCGAGGCGCTCGCCAAGCTCGACACCGAGCCCGTCGACCTCGTGCTGAGCGACGTCGTCATGCCCGACCTCGACGGCTACGAGCTGTTCCAGGAGGTGCGCGCGCGGCATCCCGGCCTGCCGGTCGTCCTCATGACGGCGTTCCACTACGACAAGGATCACGTCATCAAGCGCAGCAAGCTCGCCGGGCTCGAGGACGTGCTCTACAAGAAGCCGATCGACCTCCCGAAGCTGCGCACGATGATCAAGCGCCACGCGCGGCCGCCCGAGGCACTCGACGCGTGA
- a CDS encoding aldo/keto reductase — MTPAGAGTAATAAFARAHGSLPPAHWRPLGPWTVSSLGIGTSLGAPDDDTDVRVVAAVVAAVRGGLNVVDTAIDYRAQHGERAVGRALRVLAAEHGVARDRLVVCTKGGFLPFDDFVPPDPQAWFEDAYVRPGRLAAGEIVAGHALDPAWIGDQLTHSLANLGLAAIDVYYVHDPETQLRARPRADVLARLEVVFARLEAEADAGRIGCYGVATWDGLRRPPADPAHLPLGTLVAAAERVAGRGHRFRVVQAPLSVAMPEALTTPTQDVGGRVCTLLEAAERLGLAVVASAPLQAGQLTRRLPGALGRALPGLDTFAQRALQFTRSAPGVATALVGMKDLAHVRENLAVAAVPPAPAGVDSLVGRG, encoded by the coding sequence GTGACCCCCGCGGGCGCCGGCACCGCCGCCACGGCGGCGTTCGCACGCGCCCACGGCTCGCTGCCTCCGGCCCACTGGCGCCCGCTGGGTCCGTGGACGGTGTCGTCGCTCGGCATCGGCACGTCCCTCGGCGCGCCCGACGACGACACCGACGTCCGGGTCGTCGCGGCCGTCGTCGCCGCCGTGCGCGGCGGGCTCAACGTCGTCGACACGGCGATCGACTACCGGGCGCAGCATGGCGAGCGCGCCGTCGGCCGCGCGCTGCGTGTGCTCGCCGCCGAGCACGGCGTCGCCCGCGACCGGCTCGTCGTCTGCACGAAGGGCGGCTTCCTCCCCTTCGACGACTTCGTCCCGCCCGACCCGCAGGCCTGGTTCGAGGACGCGTACGTCCGCCCGGGCCGGCTCGCGGCGGGCGAGATCGTCGCCGGCCACGCGCTCGATCCCGCCTGGATCGGCGATCAGCTGACCCACAGCCTCGCGAACCTCGGGCTCGCCGCGATCGACGTCTACTACGTCCACGACCCCGAGACGCAGCTTCGCGCCCGTCCCCGCGCCGACGTCCTCGCCCGCCTCGAGGTCGTGTTCGCACGGCTCGAGGCCGAGGCGGACGCCGGCCGCATCGGCTGCTACGGCGTCGCCACCTGGGACGGCCTGCGCCGGCCGCCCGCGGATCCGGCGCACCTGCCGCTCGGCACGCTGGTCGCGGCGGCCGAGCGCGTGGCCGGACGCGGCCACCGCTTCCGCGTCGTGCAGGCGCCGCTCAGCGTCGCGATGCCGGAGGCCCTCACGACCCCGACGCAGGACGTCGGCGGGCGCGTCTGCACGCTTCTCGAGGCGGCCGAGCGCCTCGGCCTCGCGGTGGTCGCGAGCGCGCCGCTCCAGGCGGGCCAGCTGACGCGCCGGCTGCCGGGCGCGCTCGGCCGTGCCCTCCCGGGTCTCGACACGTTCGCGCAGCGCGCGCTCCAGTTCACGCGTTCGGCGCCGGGCGTGGCGACCGCCCTCGTGGGCATGAAGGACCTTGCGCATGTGCGCGAGAATCTGGCGGTCGCCGCGGTTCCTCCGGCCCCGGCGGGTGTGGACTCCCTCGTCGGGCGAGGCTAG